From a single Anaeromicrobium sediminis genomic region:
- a CDS encoding DUF429 domain-containing protein: MNHIGIDLAWTYKNETGICVLDNNGEVLHLESKVYTDDEIVHIVDRFSKEGAIVSIDAPIVVKNMTGSRDAERLLMRERIHGRRISLFVASRGYLIRNYGSIRGEVLANKIIDRNDRFKITYEIEKEMFGIIETFPSGICLSAFPEICPIKYKINRKIPFEETKLEMERIIDCFKKLENEENKVSSLVKHFNINIRELNKKEFKHIEDKIDAFLCAYSSYSIITGKTENRVYGNHEDGFIVLPFVRDMEENIN; the protein is encoded by the coding sequence ATGAATCATATAGGAATTGATCTAGCTTGGACATATAAAAATGAGACAGGTATATGTGTTTTAGATAATAATGGAGAGGTATTACACTTAGAATCAAAGGTGTATACTGATGATGAGATTGTGCATATTGTAGATAGGTTTTCAAAAGAAGGTGCTATTGTTTCTATTGATGCTCCTATTGTAGTAAAGAATATGACTGGTTCTAGGGATGCTGAACGGTTGCTTATGAGAGAAAGAATTCATGGACGGAGAATTTCTTTATTTGTTGCAAGTAGGGGATACTTAATTAGGAACTATGGAAGTATACGAGGTGAAGTTTTAGCCAATAAAATAATAGATAGAAATGATAGGTTTAAAATTACTTATGAAATTGAAAAAGAAATGTTTGGAATAATAGAGACTTTTCCAAGTGGTATCTGTTTATCGGCATTTCCAGAAATATGCCCCATTAAGTATAAAATAAATAGGAAGATTCCATTTGAAGAAACAAAGTTAGAAATGGAAAGAATAATAGATTGTTTTAAAAAGCTTGAGAATGAAGAGAATAAGGTTAGTTCTCTAGTGAAACATTTTAATATTAATATACGTGAATTAAACAAAAAAGAATTTAAACATATTGAAGACAAAATAGATGCTTTTTTATGTGCCTATTCTTCATATAGCATTATTACTGGAAAGACAGAGAACAGAGTATATGGTAATCATGAGGATGGCTTTATAGTTTTGCCATTTGTAAGGGATATGGAAGAAAATATAAATTAG
- a CDS encoding FAD-binding oxidoreductase has translation MNWNPFTNAFPIVFVFAHEEKDVSNAIKWARKNNVPIRMRSGRHALAKDFSQVNGGIVIDVSSMRNVTLDKANGTAKVETGIRVGPLVKMLAQEGVLAPFGDSSSVGIGGISTGGGISVVQRTTGLISDNILAATIVDANGDVLYVDENNHPDLLWAIRGGGGGNFGVITSYTFNVRPAPFQVGIYEILWPWEQLEQVIDTWQNWSPSVDTRLGSIIEAYSRMNGTLRSQGIFLGPKAELEKLLTPLTGTGTPIKVFIKEVSLLEAIEFWAPNQPLFSDQNTTWSSTWVEQPLPEEGLQSIRSFLEKTTGTSNFFFLNSGGTMNSIPSDETAFFWRNTKYYMEWNSKWTDESQTQRNIQLVEQTRIELQPFIIGSYVNVPDLGIKNYGQEYYGDNFARLRRVKATYDPDNVFKFVQSIPPASTC, from the coding sequence ATGAATTGGAATCCGTTCACCAATGCATTCCCCATCGTTTTTGTTTTTGCACATGAAGAAAAAGATGTGTCAAATGCCATTAAGTGGGCACGTAAAAATAATGTCCCTATAAGGATGCGTAGCGGAAGACATGCATTAGCAAAAGATTTTTCACAAGTAAATGGCGGAATAGTTATAGATGTTAGTTCAATGAGAAATGTTACGTTAGATAAAGCAAATGGAACCGCTAAGGTTGAAACTGGAATACGTGTAGGCCCCCTTGTAAAAATGCTTGCTCAGGAAGGTGTTTTAGCTCCCTTTGGAGATAGTTCCAGCGTTGGTATAGGTGGAATCAGTACAGGTGGAGGAATTTCAGTTGTTCAACGTACAACTGGACTAATCTCAGATAATATTTTAGCTGCTACTATAGTGGATGCAAATGGGGATGTTCTCTACGTGGATGAAAATAACCACCCAGATCTCCTGTGGGCTATTCGCGGAGGGGGAGGAGGAAATTTCGGTGTTATAACTTCCTATACATTTAACGTACGCCCCGCACCTTTTCAAGTGGGAATATATGAAATCCTTTGGCCATGGGAACAATTGGAACAAGTTATTGATACATGGCAAAATTGGTCTCCATCTGTTGATACAAGATTAGGTTCCATAATAGAGGCCTATTCGAGAATGAATGGTACACTTCGTTCTCAAGGAATTTTCCTGGGTCCTAAAGCAGAGTTGGAAAAATTGTTAACACCTTTAACTGGTACTGGAACTCCTATAAAGGTATTTATTAAGGAGGTTTCACTACTGGAAGCTATAGAGTTTTGGGCACCGAATCAGCCTCTATTTAGCGATCAGAATACTACGTGGTCATCTACATGGGTAGAGCAACCATTACCAGAAGAAGGACTTCAATCTATTCGAAGTTTTCTAGAAAAGACAACTGGAACCTCTAATTTCTTTTTCCTTAACTCAGGGGGTACTATGAATAGTATACCTTCTGATGAGACAGCCTTCTTTTGGCGCAATACAAAGTATTATATGGAATGGAATTCTAAATGGACTGATGAATCTCAAACTCAAAGGAATATCCAATTAGTTGAACAGACGCGTATAGAACTACAACCCTTTATAATCGGGTCATATGTGAACGTCCCCGATTTAGGTATTAAAAATTACGGTCAAGAGTACTATGGTGATAATTTTGCCCGACTTCGACGAGTCAAAGCAACATACGATCCAGACAATGTTTTTAAGTTTGTACAGAGTATTCCCCCTGCTTCTACCTGCTAA
- a CDS encoding CBS domain-containing protein codes for MNRVDEFIRIYNDLDREIKKKLKLDSHTSHTKALHILSKKSDIIARNLDVLTQYARLRNCIVHDTVSGAGEPIAVPLPEVVERYKSIFNRFKNPLTVYDICTHRSKMLVASPNSLVIDVMQAMENLLISRVPIIKNENVMGIFNGNVLIYYLASTKNGFISNNTVMDELIEFTNLDYNRKEQFDFVDKNLNVYDAEKYFKKRNKNNHKLVALFITSDGTKQGKLLGLLTEWDLFNKID; via the coding sequence ATGAACAGAGTGGATGAATTCATTCGTATATATAATGATTTAGATAGAGAGATAAAAAAGAAACTAAAATTAGATAGTCACACATCTCATACGAAAGCCTTGCATATATTATCTAAGAAAAGTGACATCATAGCTAGAAATTTAGATGTTTTAACACAATATGCTAGATTAAGAAATTGTATAGTACATGATACGGTTTCTGGAGCAGGAGAACCAATAGCTGTTCCATTACCAGAAGTAGTAGAAAGATACAAAAGTATATTTAATAGATTTAAGAATCCTTTAACTGTATACGATATATGTACACATAGGTCCAAAATGTTAGTGGCATCACCAAATAGTTTAGTTATAGATGTTATGCAAGCTATGGAAAACTTACTTATATCTAGAGTTCCTATTATAAAAAATGAAAATGTCATGGGAATATTTAATGGAAATGTACTTATATATTATTTAGCGAGCACAAAGAATGGTTTCATATCAAATAATACAGTAATGGATGAGTTAATAGAATTTACAAACTTAGATTATAATAGAAAAGAACAATTTGATTTTGTTGACAAAAATTTGAATGTATATGATGCAGAAAAATATTTCAAGAAAAGAAATAAAAATAATCACAAGCTAGTAGCATTATTTATAACTTCAGATGGGACTAAACAGGGTAAACTTCTAGGATTATTAACAGAATGGGATTTGTTTAATAAGATAGATTGA
- the rarD gene encoding EamA family transporter RarD — MDNNKNCKVKEKNHGLISVIFVYTIWGIQSLYWRIFQGIPLIQLLAHRIIWSVVLLIALIIYTRKLKELINVFMIKQRIYYIIMCSILIGSNWLLNIYAPYSNQVIEASLGHYITPIMVICLGVFILKENIKLYEILGLVTALIGVAIITISFGRLPLIAILLVLTFAIYTFLKKIMDIDSIIGITAETIILSPFALIYLTYMEFIGEGVLFKSSFQDILLLISTGIFTAIPLVLFTYGVKHVNLSKIGFIQYYAPTLSLIIGIFIFKESFTRIHLISFSFIWVAVLIVLLYPFFKKLKRTFQKEKNI; from the coding sequence ATGGATAACAATAAAAATTGTAAAGTTAAAGAAAAAAATCATGGATTAATTAGTGTTATATTTGTATACACAATTTGGGGTATTCAATCATTATACTGGAGAATATTTCAAGGAATACCACTGATTCAGTTACTGGCCCACAGAATAATCTGGTCAGTAGTATTGCTTATTGCATTAATAATATACACAAGAAAACTAAAGGAATTGATTAATGTATTTATGATAAAACAAAGAATTTATTATATAATTATGTGTTCCATATTAATAGGTTCTAATTGGCTTTTAAACATATACGCCCCATACTCCAATCAAGTAATCGAAGCGAGCTTAGGTCATTATATAACCCCAATTATGGTAATTTGTTTAGGTGTATTCATACTTAAAGAAAATATCAAGTTATATGAAATATTAGGGTTAGTGACAGCTTTAATAGGCGTTGCTATTATTACAATCAGCTTTGGTAGACTCCCATTGATTGCAATTCTATTGGTTTTAACTTTTGCAATATATACTTTCCTTAAGAAAATTATGGATATAGACTCTATTATTGGAATTACTGCCGAAACAATAATTTTATCTCCTTTTGCACTTATATATTTAACTTATATGGAATTTATTGGGGAAGGTGTGCTTTTCAAATCAAGTTTTCAAGATATTTTACTCCTAATTTCTACTGGAATATTTACAGCTATTCCTTTAGTATTGTTTACCTATGGAGTAAAACATGTGAATCTCTCTAAAATTGGATTCATTCAATATTATGCACCCACTTTAAGCTTAATAATTGGCATATTTATATTTAAGGAATCTTTTACTAGAATTCATTTGATTAGTTTTAGTTTTATTTGGGTTGCCGTACTAATTGTTTTGTTGTATCCATTTTTTAAAAAATTAAAAAGAACATTTCAGAAAGAAAAGAATATATGA
- the trpA gene encoding tryptophan synthase subunit alpha, whose amino-acid sequence MKSRITKKFNRLREKDEKALIAYITSGDPNLDRTLNLVLQMEKAGADIIELGIPYSDPLADGPVIQRAAQRALKVGTNIDSIFPMVFKVREKTEIPLVFLVYFNSIYRYGIKRFLDKCKDSGVDGLIIPDLPLEERRELNEVMKDYPIDLIPLVAPTSEDRIRKIVSGAEGFVYCISSKGVTGTRDSFEVDLSNFINKVKKHTSIPLAIGFGISNEETIKKLKGLCDGLIVGSAIIEKVEEGIKDDSVEDKVFNFVSELHEAL is encoded by the coding sequence ATGAAGAGTAGAATTACAAAAAAATTTAATAGATTAAGGGAAAAGGATGAAAAAGCACTAATCGCATATATAACTAGTGGGGATCCAAACTTAGATAGGACTTTAAATTTAGTACTTCAAATGGAGAAGGCAGGAGCTGATATTATAGAGCTAGGTATCCCCTATTCTGATCCTTTAGCTGATGGCCCTGTTATACAGAGGGCAGCCCAACGTGCTTTAAAAGTGGGAACAAATATTGATTCTATTTTTCCTATGGTTTTTAAAGTAAGAGAAAAGACGGAAATACCTCTTGTATTTTTAGTGTATTTTAATAGTATTTACAGATATGGAATAAAGAGATTTTTAGATAAGTGCAAAGACAGTGGCGTAGATGGATTGATTATTCCAGATTTACCTTTAGAAGAGAGAAGAGAATTAAATGAGGTTATGAAAGATTACCCCATTGACTTAATTCCTTTAGTGGCACCTACATCTGAAGATAGAATAAGAAAAATTGTATCAGGGGCTGAAGGATTTGTTTATTGTATTTCATCAAAAGGAGTAACCGGAACAAGGGACAGTTTTGAAGTAGATTTATCCAATTTTATAAATAAAGTAAAGAAACATACTAGCATACCTTTAGCCATTGGATTTGGCATATCTAATGAAGAAACCATAAAAAAATTAAAGGGGTTATGTGATGGACTTATTGTTGGAAGTGCCATTATTGAGAAAGTTGAAGAAGGAATAAAAGATGACTCAGTAGAAGATAAAGTTTTTAATTTTGTAAGTGAATTGCATGAAGCACTTTAG
- the trpB gene encoding tryptophan synthase subunit beta: protein MSIKEIPKGFGKFGGQFVPETLMNPLIGLEREFLRTKEDEDFQNEYKYYVKEYSGRPTPLYYAENLTKKLGGGKIYLKREDLNHTGAHKINNVIGQVLLARKMGKKRIIAETGAGQHGVATATICAMFGLECEVYMGEEDIIRQRLNVFKMKLLGAKVNPVCSGTGTLKDATNEAIRDWVTNVDNTFYVIGSVVGPHPYPTMVRDFQRIIGDEVKEQIIEKEGRIPDYLVACVGGGSNAMGLFYPFHEEKNIKIYGVEAGGFGVHTNKHAATITKGSVGVIHGMMTYLLQDEY from the coding sequence ATGAGCATTAAAGAAATACCAAAAGGATTTGGAAAATTTGGAGGTCAATTTGTACCAGAGACTTTAATGAATCCATTAATAGGACTAGAAAGGGAATTTTTAAGGACAAAGGAAGATGAAGATTTTCAAAATGAATATAAGTATTATGTTAAAGAATATTCAGGAAGACCAACACCCCTATATTATGCAGAAAATTTGACTAAGAAACTTGGGGGAGGCAAGATTTATCTAAAACGTGAAGATTTAAATCATACAGGAGCCCATAAGATTAACAATGTGATTGGCCAAGTTTTGTTAGCAAGGAAAATGGGAAAAAAGCGCATCATTGCAGAGACAGGAGCAGGACAGCATGGTGTGGCCACGGCTACCATATGTGCCATGTTTGGATTAGAATGTGAAGTTTATATGGGAGAAGAAGACATAATACGGCAACGGCTAAATGTATTTAAGATGAAATTATTAGGAGCTAAAGTCAATCCTGTATGTTCAGGGACAGGAACTTTAAAGGATGCCACCAATGAGGCCATAAGGGACTGGGTCACAAATGTGGATAATACCTTTTATGTGATTGGTTCTGTTGTAGGTCCACATCCTTATCCTACAATGGTAAGGGATTTTCAGCGGATCATAGGTGATGAAGTTAAAGAGCAGATTATTGAAAAGGAAGGAAGAATACCAGATTATTTAGTGGCCTGTGTGGGAGGTGGAAGTAATGCAATGGGATTATTTTACCCGTTCCATGAAGAAAAAAACATAAAAATATATGGTGTTGAGGCAGGTGGATTTGGAGTCCATACGAATAAACATGCAGCAACTATTACTAAGGGTTCTGTTGGTGTAATACATGGTATGATGACCTATTTACTTCAAGACGAATATTGA
- a CDS encoding phosphoribosylanthranilate isomerase, with product MTKVKICGLKNEEDIIYANKLKPDYVGFVFVNSTRQVNKYRSKELIDGLDESIKKVGVFLNTPSNEVNEIAKYCNLDILQFHGDESSDYCDSFHYEVWKSFRVKDINSLNEVDKYQVKGILLDTFTKGQYGGSGKTFDWNLATNMRKSQFVILAGGLTTENVKKAIERVKPMVVDVSSGVEVNGVKDFEKMKKFIENVRG from the coding sequence TTGACTAAAGTTAAAATATGTGGACTAAAAAATGAAGAAGATATTATATATGCAAATAAGTTAAAGCCAGATTATGTGGGATTTGTATTTGTAAATAGCACTAGACAAGTTAATAAGTACAGATCAAAAGAATTAATTGATGGATTAGATGAAAGTATAAAAAAGGTAGGGGTATTTTTAAATACACCATCCAATGAGGTAAATGAAATAGCTAAATATTGTAATTTAGATATACTTCAATTTCATGGTGACGAGTCCTCTGATTATTGTGATTCCTTTCATTATGAAGTATGGAAGTCATTTAGAGTAAAAGATATAAATAGTCTAAATGAAGTAGACAAATACCAGGTGAAAGGTATTCTATTAGATACTTTCACAAAGGGACAATATGGAGGGTCAGGTAAGACTTTTGATTGGAATCTGGCCACTAATATGAGAAAAAGTCAATTTGTAATTTTAGCTGGAGGACTTACAACTGAAAATGTAAAGAAGGCAATTGAGAGGGTGAAACCTATGGTTGTGGATGTGAGTAGTGGAGTTGAAGTAAATGGAGTTAAGGACTTTGAAAAAATGAAAAAGTTTATAGAGAATGTGAGGGGATAA
- the trpC gene encoding indole-3-glycerol phosphate synthase TrpC — protein sequence MILDKIVAYKKKKVDMEKKIFSLHKIISKIERCNETRDFKKSIKRKKELSIIAEIKKASPSKGIIREDFDPISIGKSYEKNKVEAISVLTEDKFFQGQDYYLSEIKKTTTIPLLRKDFIIDPYEIYQSKALGADAILLIVGILSKKELIHFQKIAKDIGLQCLVEVHDKFQLDMALDTQGEIIGINNRNLKTFKTNLETTEKLIEFIPKDKVIVSESGINTRDDMKFLKELGVDGVLIGESLMRAKSIGEKLISLRGE from the coding sequence ATGATTTTAGATAAAATAGTAGCTTATAAAAAGAAGAAGGTAGATATGGAGAAGAAAATCTTTTCTCTTCACAAGATTATTTCTAAAATTGAGAGATGTAACGAAACAAGGGATTTTAAAAAGTCCATAAAAAGAAAAAAAGAATTAAGTATTATAGCTGAGATAAAAAAGGCATCTCCATCTAAGGGAATTATAAGAGAGGACTTTGATCCAATATCCATAGGTAAGTCTTATGAAAAAAATAAGGTGGAGGCAATATCCGTATTGACAGAGGATAAATTTTTTCAGGGGCAAGACTACTATTTATCAGAAATAAAAAAGACAACAACTATTCCTCTTTTAAGAAAGGATTTTATAATTGATCCATATGAAATTTATCAATCAAAGGCATTGGGGGCTGATGCTATTCTATTGATTGTAGGAATTTTATCTAAAAAAGAATTAATCCATTTTCAAAAGATTGCAAAGGACATAGGATTACAATGTCTAGTGGAGGTCCATGATAAATTTCAATTAGACATGGCATTAGATACACAAGGAGAGATTATTGGTATAAACAACAGAAACTTAAAAACATTTAAAACAAATTTAGAAACAACAGAGAAGCTAATAGAGTTTATTCCAAAGGATAAGGTAATAGTTAGTGAAAGTGGCATAAATACAAGAGATGATATGAAATTCCTCAAAGAACTAGGTGTGGATGGAGTACTAATAGGAGAAAGTCTAATGAGGGCCAAATCAATAGGGGAGAAGTTAATAAGTCTTAGGGGGGAATGA
- the trpD gene encoding anthranilate phosphoribosyltransferase: MLKFAINKVISYENLTESEMIRAMNGIMDGQATESQIGSFLTGLRMKGETLEEITGSAKVIRNKALSINIKDDYAIDTCGTGGDGANTFNISTISAFIGAAAGVKVIKHGNRSVSSQCGSADVLESLGVNIHLNPIEVQKCVEELKIGFMFAPNFHRAMKYAIGPRRELGIRTIFNVLGPLTNPAKVKGQVLGVFNEELTELMSQVLRELGTERAMVVHGLDGLDEITITNRTKVSELKDNKIVNYYIDPREYGLPLAKTKELIGGEPKQNAEIILNILKGEKGPRRNMVLLNAGAAIYVGKKVESLEEGIDKAMEVIDRGIALKKLNQLVKLSQEMRK, translated from the coding sequence ATGTTAAAGTTTGCCATAAACAAAGTAATAAGTTATGAGAATTTGACAGAGTCTGAGATGATAAGGGCCATGAATGGAATTATGGATGGGCAGGCAACAGAATCACAAATAGGAAGTTTTTTAACAGGTCTTAGAATGAAGGGGGAAACATTAGAAGAGATTACTGGAAGTGCCAAGGTCATAAGAAACAAGGCACTGAGTATAAACATTAAGGATGATTATGCAATTGATACCTGTGGTACAGGGGGAGATGGGGCAAATACATTTAACATTTCCACAATATCAGCATTTATAGGGGCAGCTGCTGGAGTTAAAGTTATAAAGCATGGAAACCGTTCCGTTTCTAGTCAATGTGGAAGTGCAGATGTATTAGAAAGTTTAGGTGTGAATATTCATTTGAATCCTATAGAAGTACAGAAATGTGTAGAGGAATTGAAGATAGGGTTTATGTTTGCCCCTAATTTTCATAGGGCAATGAAGTATGCAATAGGGCCAAGACGTGAATTGGGAATAAGAACAATATTTAATGTACTTGGACCATTAACAAATCCTGCAAAGGTGAAGGGACAGGTACTTGGAGTATTTAATGAGGAGCTTACAGAACTTATGTCACAGGTTTTAAGGGAGTTAGGTACTGAGAGGGCAATGGTTGTTCATGGGTTAGATGGATTAGATGAGATTACCATTACTAACAGGACAAAGGTAAGTGAGCTAAAGGATAACAAGATAGTTAACTATTACATTGACCCTAGAGAGTATGGCTTACCACTGGCTAAAACTAAGGAGTTAATAGGAGGTGAACCTAAACAAAATGCAGAGATTATACTAAATATATTAAAAGGAGAAAAGGGACCAAGGAGAAATATGGTTTTGTTAAATGCAGGTGCAGCCATATATGTTGGAAAGAAAGTAGAATCCTTAGAAGAGGGAATAGATAAGGCTATGGAAGTAATAGATAGGGGCATTGCACTAAAAAAGTTAAATCAATTGGTGAAATTAAGTCAGGAGATGAGGAAATGA
- a CDS encoding aminodeoxychorismate/anthranilate synthase component II produces the protein MIIDNYDSFTYNLYQYVGEVNQNVKVYRNDEITIEELEKMNITHIIISPGPGFPKDSGISMEVIKRFGKHIPILGVCLGHQGIGEVFGGRIVHGKNIIHGKTSIIDHNEKDLFKGLENPLKVTRYHSLVVDSGFVPDELVITARSCDGEIMALKHRKYPIYGVQFHPESIATHGGKDILNNFLKL, from the coding sequence GTGATAATAGATAATTATGATTCTTTTACCTATAACTTATATCAATATGTAGGTGAGGTTAATCAAAATGTGAAGGTATATAGAAATGATGAAATAACAATAGAGGAATTAGAAAAAATGAATATTACTCATATTATTATATCCCCAGGACCTGGCTTTCCAAAGGACTCAGGCATATCCATGGAGGTTATAAAAAGATTTGGCAAACATATTCCAATTTTAGGTGTATGTCTTGGCCACCAAGGAATTGGAGAAGTATTTGGAGGTCGCATTGTACACGGAAAGAATATAATCCATGGAAAGACATCTATAATCGATCATAATGAAAAGGATTTATTTAAGGGCCTTGAAAATCCATTAAAAGTAACAAGATATCATTCTTTAGTTGTGGATAGTGGTTTTGTTCCTGATGAATTAGTGATTACAGCTAGAAGTTGTGATGGAGAAATTATGGCATTAAAACATAGAAAATATCCCATATACGGAGTACAGTTTCACCCAGAGTCTATTGCTACCCATGGGGGGAAAGACATATTGAATAATTTTCTAAAATTATAA
- the trpE gene encoding anthranilate synthase component I, protein MICTDFKKFKEYSKGFKMAPVSLEMEGDMDTPITLFKKLSKNKKGYLLESVEGGDKWSRYSYIGIDPFMTIRGHGNKVIVKRGNEVTKKVGNVLEIVKTLMDDYSMVPINNMPDFTGGAVGYIGYDLIRNYENLKNVNMDDIKMPNIHLMLTKEVIVYDHVRQKIRIIVNVPIDNHMEKLYKRAVNRLKEIKEEILENDISIENNEMECEEEIKYVSNETKEEFMKKVLRAKEYIRNGDIFQVVLSQRLEVETDLSPFKAYRTLRSINPSPYMFYIDFGEYHLVGSSPELLVKVKGDIVETCPIAGTRPRGKSLEEDDKYAEELLKDEKELAEHLMLVDLGRNDIGKISKFGTVEVNQFMDIQKYSHVMHIVSNVIGEKREDCHMYDGLIACLPAGTVSGAPKVRAMEIIDELENRKRGVYAGAVGYLGFNGNMDMCIAIRTMVFKERKVYMQAGAGIVADSNPESEYYETLRKLEVLMETIKKSKGDLF, encoded by the coding sequence ATGATTTGTACAGATTTTAAAAAGTTTAAAGAATATAGTAAGGGTTTTAAAATGGCCCCTGTATCATTGGAAATGGAAGGAGATATGGATACACCAATTACTTTGTTTAAGAAACTTTCCAAGAATAAGAAGGGCTATCTTCTAGAAAGTGTTGAGGGAGGAGATAAATGGAGTCGCTATTCTTACATTGGAATAGATCCCTTTATGACAATAAGAGGTCATGGCAATAAGGTTATTGTAAAAAGGGGTAATGAGGTGACCAAGAAAGTAGGAAATGTGTTAGAGATAGTGAAAACATTGATGGATGATTACAGTATGGTTCCAATTAATAATATGCCTGATTTTACTGGAGGTGCAGTGGGATACATAGGCTATGACCTCATAAGAAACTATGAAAATTTAAAAAATGTGAACATGGATGATATAAAAATGCCTAATATACATCTTATGCTAACAAAGGAAGTAATCGTATATGACCATGTGAGACAGAAGATAAGAATCATTGTAAATGTTCCAATAGATAATCACATGGAGAAACTATATAAAAGAGCAGTAAATAGATTAAAAGAAATTAAGGAGGAAATATTAGAAAATGATATTTCTATAGAAAACAATGAAATGGAGTGTGAGGAAGAAATAAAATATGTGAGTAATGAAACTAAGGAAGAGTTCATGAAGAAGGTTTTACGAGCAAAGGAATATATAAGAAATGGAGATATATTTCAGGTGGTCTTATCCCAACGATTAGAAGTGGAAACAGATTTAAGCCCATTTAAGGCTTATAGAACTTTAAGAAGTATCAATCCCTCACCCTATATGTTTTATATAGATTTTGGAGAGTATCATCTAGTAGGGTCATCACCAGAATTATTAGTTAAAGTAAAGGGAGATATTGTAGAAACATGTCCCATAGCAGGAACAAGACCTAGAGGAAAATCATTAGAAGAAGATGATAAATATGCTGAAGAATTATTGAAAGATGAAAAGGAATTAGCAGAACATTTGATGTTGGTAGATTTGGGAAGAAACGATATAGGAAAGATATCAAAGTTTGGAACGGTAGAAGTAAATCAGTTTATGGATATACAAAAATATTCCCATGTTATGCATATTGTATCAAATGTCATTGGAGAAAAAAGAGAAGATTGCCATATGTATGATGGGTTAATAGCCTGCTTACCTGCTGGAACCGTATCTGGAGCACCAAAGGTAAGGGCAATGGAGATAATAGACGAATTGGAAAATAGAAAAAGGGGAGTATATGCAGGCGCTGTTGGATACTTAGGCTTTAATGGAAATATGGATATGTGCATTGCCATAAGAACTATGGTATTTAAGGAGCGTAAGGTGTATATGCAGGCAGGTGCAGGGATTGTTGCCGACTCTAATCCAGAAAGTGAATATTATGAGACCCTTAGAAAGTTAGAGGTACTCATGGAGACAATAAAGAAATCAAAGGGGGATTTATTTTGA